Proteins from one Leptonema illini DSM 21528 genomic window:
- a CDS encoding SPL family radical SAM protein, with protein MRSPELIQKIYIDRAVAEGELARSIRSKLKDSSVVIEEIDDPRALLDHYQKNGNLFEKDTLLVYNYPGRFLSSCPGSDGMVCCQYFVINFGVGCLYDCHYCYLQNFLNHPLMTLFGNLEDMFAELDRKILGKKFHFRVGTGEYTDSLALEPITGLSTILVERFAKTPNATLELKTKSSNVNELLQLDHREHTVVSWSLNPQNVIDAVEPGTATLEERLQAAEKVQGAGYRLAFHLDPLIHHENWEQNYHRLLEELFDRIHPDRISWISVGSFRYSPGQKEVMQSRFSADALTREEMVQGSDGKYRYFKTIRESMYASIRKKIQDRDPRLFLYLCMETQRMWEGVFGFVPGSAKNLDALFDERRRYMDDAVAGRLPIGSGQQ; from the coding sequence ATGCGCAGTCCTGAACTGATCCAGAAGATCTACATAGACCGGGCCGTCGCCGAAGGTGAGCTGGCCCGATCGATCCGCAGCAAGCTCAAAGACAGTTCCGTCGTGATCGAAGAGATCGACGATCCGCGCGCCCTGCTCGATCACTACCAGAAGAACGGCAACCTTTTCGAGAAAGATACGCTGCTGGTTTATAACTATCCGGGCCGCTTCCTTTCTTCATGCCCCGGCTCTGATGGCATGGTCTGCTGTCAGTACTTCGTCATCAACTTCGGAGTGGGCTGCCTCTACGACTGCCATTATTGCTATTTGCAGAATTTCCTCAATCATCCGCTGATGACGCTTTTCGGGAACCTCGAAGACATGTTCGCCGAGCTTGATCGCAAGATCCTCGGCAAGAAGTTTCACTTTCGCGTCGGCACGGGCGAATACACCGACTCGCTTGCGCTCGAGCCGATCACAGGCCTTTCGACGATCCTTGTCGAACGCTTTGCGAAAACTCCGAATGCGACGCTTGAACTGAAGACGAAATCGTCGAACGTGAACGAGCTTCTGCAGCTCGACCATCGCGAGCATACGGTCGTTTCGTGGTCGCTGAATCCGCAGAATGTCATCGATGCCGTCGAGCCCGGCACGGCGACGCTTGAAGAGCGGCTGCAGGCGGCCGAGAAGGTGCAGGGAGCGGGATATCGACTGGCCTTTCATCTTGATCCGCTGATCCATCATGAGAACTGGGAACAGAACTACCATCGCCTGCTTGAAGAACTCTTTGACCGCATTCATCCCGATCGTATCTCATGGATCTCGGTCGGATCGTTCCGCTACTCGCCCGGTCAGAAAGAGGTCATGCAATCGCGATTCTCCGCCGACGCTCTGACGCGCGAAGAAATGGTTCAAGGATCGGATGGCAAGTACCGTTACTTTAAAACGATACGGGAATCCATGTATGCATCGATCCGAAAAAAGATTCAGGACCGCGACCCTCGCCTCTTCCTTTACCTCTGCATGGAAACGCAGCGCATGTGGGAGGGCGTCTTCGGCTTTGTTCCAGGGTCGGCGAAGAATCTTGACGCTCTCTTTGACGAGCGCCGTCGTTATATGGACGATGCTGTTGCCGGTCGACTCCCGATCGGCTCCGGTCAACAATAA
- a CDS encoding peptidoglycan recognition protein family protein yields MQSGPRRRFRLRYLLLLAVAAGAFVFLGRHAWREWRWRYIVIHHTASDAGNLEYYRRLHKEERGWPDIAYHFVVNNGASNTVPGQIEESNLWKERSRGFSTRNTYVNTVGIAVVMVGNLERHAPTTLQYQSLVSLLVTLAREYDIPPERIIGHRELQQTKCPGQHLDMAKLREDVARELAR; encoded by the coding sequence ATGCAATCCGGCCCCCGGCGCCGCTTCAGACTTCGTTACCTGCTCCTGCTGGCCGTTGCCGCAGGAGCTTTCGTTTTTCTCGGCCGCCATGCCTGGCGCGAATGGCGCTGGCGCTACATCGTTATCCATCATACGGCCTCCGATGCCGGGAATCTCGAATACTACCGACGTCTGCATAAAGAAGAGCGCGGATGGCCCGATATCGCCTATCACTTCGTCGTTAATAACGGAGCCTCAAACACCGTTCCGGGCCAGATCGAAGAAAGCAATCTCTGGAAAGAGCGCAGCCGCGGATTTTCCACGCGCAACACCTACGTGAATACGGTGGGCATCGCCGTCGTCATGGTGGGCAATCTTGAACGACATGCGCCGACAACGTTACAGTATCAGTCTCTTGTAAGCCTGCTTGTCACACTTGCGCGTGAGTATGATATACCGCCGGAGCGCATCATAGGGCATCGCGAATTACAGCAGACGAAATGCCCCGGACAGCATCTTGATATGGCGAAGCTGCGCGAAGATGTGGCACGGGAACTTGCGAGATAG
- a CDS encoding DUF6580 family putative transport protein produces MSFNRFKSEDAGRILLFIILVGFAVLARTMEHAPNFTPVAAIGLLGGYLFRSRLAGLLSVLAAMFVSDLIIGYESVTMRVVVYLALCVPVLLGSALKSVKGARLGFGLVGSSLLSSVSFYLTTNLAVWAFSGMYEHTMQGLVLCYTYALPFLRNTMIGDLFYTGAFFGIYAAVRHFAWRPVTSAA; encoded by the coding sequence ATGAGCTTTAATCGTTTCAAATCTGAAGATGCAGGTCGCATCCTGCTTTTTATCATCCTTGTAGGCTTTGCCGTTCTGGCCCGTACAATGGAGCATGCGCCGAATTTCACGCCGGTCGCCGCCATCGGCCTCCTGGGCGGCTATCTGTTCCGCTCACGTCTGGCCGGACTTCTTTCCGTCCTCGCCGCCATGTTTGTAAGCGATCTCATCATCGGTTATGAAAGCGTGACGATGCGCGTCGTTGTGTATCTCGCTCTCTGTGTGCCCGTTCTTCTTGGTTCTGCTCTGAAGAGCGTGAAAGGAGCCAGGCTGGGTTTCGGCCTCGTCGGTTCTTCGCTTCTTTCGTCGGTGTCTTTTTATCTGACGACGAACCTGGCCGTCTGGGCATTCAGCGGAATGTACGAGCATACGATGCAGGGCCTTGTCCTCTGCTACACCTATGCGCTGCCCTTCCTGCGTAATACCATGATCGGCGACCTCTTCTACACCGGAGCCTTCTTCGGTATCTACGCCGCCGTGCGCCATTTCGCCTGGCGTCCGGTTACATCAGCAGCCTGA
- a CDS encoding nucleotidyl transferase AbiEii/AbiGii toxin family protein produces MLDLYSEFERLIAAMADRQIEYALCGGLAIAVYAQPRATVDIDLLVTDAMLPAMRLLLKDLGYEIEAGPMEFGGGATVIHRFTKVDADGDFLSVDLLLKTPANAPAWEQIQRLQWNGQPLNVVSRDGLILLKMMRDSEQDRADIAALREGTGEP; encoded by the coding sequence ATGCTCGATCTGTATTCTGAGTTTGAGCGGTTGATTGCCGCTATGGCTGACCGGCAGATAGAGTATGCACTCTGTGGCGGCCTGGCGATTGCCGTGTACGCACAGCCGCGCGCTACGGTCGACATAGATCTGCTTGTAACAGACGCCATGCTGCCTGCAATGCGCCTGTTGTTAAAAGATCTTGGGTATGAGATCGAGGCAGGGCCGATGGAGTTCGGTGGCGGGGCGACCGTCATTCACCGCTTTACGAAAGTGGATGCCGATGGAGACTTCCTTTCGGTTGACCTTCTCCTGAAGACGCCTGCCAATGCTCCGGCATGGGAGCAGATTCAACGATTGCAGTGGAACGGCCAGCCGTTAAACGTTGTTTCAAGAGACGGCTTGATTCTACTCAAAATGATGCGCGATAGCGAGCAGGATCGCGCCGACATCGCCGCTTTACGCGAAGGGACGGGCGAACCATGA
- a CDS encoding OmpA family protein, with translation MLLPVDSRSAPVNNKPPATQTKKPVKKPEKKPVKKPAKPPATQKTPVKQTPTVTKPTAKKPEAAETLPGKTEKPVEAEKAPDSTKPVEKEPDTAKPVDTVIEPDSILADDEPANQMVLNHPWDDYAPLPLLHERFLVFQSARPGSTEGHDLWYSHNANYRDRTGRPQWSVPLPFAFPLIGNPSDTMQVQKPAENPPGQFSVNSDGFEGHPSIVMVGSKPVEIYLTSRRAEGGRQGYAGLNIYYARYRNNRWSELMHINEINGDYDDRMAYVTPDGKRMFFVSNRPGGYGGDDIYYTERDMRTGLWASPINLGPLVNGPDDEITPFLTANGQKLVFSSNRKGGLGGFDIYISHWNGLEFEMPLNAGRPFNSERDDEAFKLTDDGMWGYFSSDRRHTDAKGRFDIYRVAVPTELIESVKLTLTGRILDASSRLPLGMDATIHIDFELMTKVITSKRRVKNDGETIENNFTTDLYTGRSYRLRISAPGYQPYQTVLDYRGVIPAGRKDERIFYLEPIRKEATYERRLAGIVVDDATGLPLPGSTITKREADGTAVPLDVNAEGRFAVPVRNDERFAIMASSPGYVSQEQSFTETKELKEIVIRLKAGKDTNPCEAGDPQCIGNERIYFDLNSAVIKESEMKKLRAIARIMQSNTGIRIEIQGHTDLTYRGPETKSHTYNQKLSLDRANAVKQRLIELGIAADRLIVRGYSYDRPLIPVKDAVKGAINRRVEFKKID, from the coding sequence ATGCTGTTGCCGGTCGACTCCCGATCGGCTCCGGTCAACAATAAGCCGCCGGCAACACAAACCAAGAAGCCGGTTAAGAAGCCTGAGAAAAAGCCGGTCAAAAAACCGGCAAAACCTCCTGCGACGCAAAAGACGCCGGTCAAACAGACTCCGACCGTTACGAAGCCGACTGCGAAGAAGCCCGAGGCGGCCGAAACGCTTCCCGGAAAAACCGAGAAGCCAGTTGAAGCCGAGAAGGCGCCCGACAGCACGAAACCTGTCGAGAAAGAGCCCGACACAGCGAAGCCCGTCGATACCGTCATCGAACCCGATAGCATACTCGCCGACGACGAACCGGCGAACCAGATGGTGCTCAATCATCCGTGGGATGACTACGCCCCCCTGCCTTTGCTTCACGAACGCTTTCTTGTCTTTCAATCTGCCAGACCCGGCTCGACCGAAGGACATGATCTGTGGTACAGCCACAATGCTAACTATCGCGATCGAACAGGACGACCGCAGTGGTCTGTGCCGCTTCCGTTCGCCTTTCCTCTGATCGGCAATCCCTCTGATACGATGCAGGTACAGAAGCCGGCAGAGAATCCTCCAGGACAGTTCTCGGTGAACAGCGACGGCTTTGAAGGACATCCGTCTATCGTCATGGTCGGATCAAAACCCGTCGAGATCTATCTGACCTCACGCAGAGCCGAGGGCGGACGGCAGGGTTATGCAGGACTGAATATTTACTACGCTCGCTACCGCAACAATCGCTGGAGCGAGCTCATGCATATCAACGAGATCAACGGCGATTACGACGATCGCATGGCCTATGTGACCCCTGACGGCAAACGTATGTTCTTCGTCTCGAATCGGCCGGGCGGATACGGCGGCGACGATATCTATTATACGGAGCGCGATATGCGTACCGGACTGTGGGCGTCTCCGATCAATCTCGGTCCTCTCGTGAACGGGCCCGACGACGAGATCACGCCCTTTCTTACGGCAAACGGACAGAAGCTCGTCTTCTCTTCCAATCGCAAAGGCGGGCTTGGCGGATTCGATATCTACATCTCACACTGGAACGGCCTTGAGTTCGAGATGCCGTTAAACGCCGGTCGTCCGTTCAACTCCGAGCGCGACGACGAAGCCTTCAAGCTCACCGACGACGGCATGTGGGGCTACTTCTCCTCAGATCGAAGGCATACCGACGCGAAGGGTCGCTTCGATATCTACAGAGTGGCCGTGCCGACCGAATTGATCGAGTCGGTTAAACTTACGCTGACCGGACGCATTCTCGACGCATCTTCGCGACTGCCTCTGGGTATGGATGCGACGATACATATCGACTTTGAATTGATGACGAAGGTGATCACGTCAAAGCGACGGGTGAAAAACGACGGCGAGACCATCGAGAACAACTTCACCACCGATCTTTATACGGGTCGCAGCTATCGACTGCGCATCAGCGCGCCCGGATACCAGCCCTATCAGACGGTGCTTGATTATCGCGGCGTCATACCGGCCGGGCGCAAGGACGAACGCATCTTCTATCTGGAGCCGATTCGTAAAGAGGCCACATATGAAAGACGCCTCGCCGGCATCGTCGTCGACGATGCGACAGGGCTGCCGCTACCGGGATCGACGATCACGAAACGCGAGGCGGACGGAACGGCCGTCCCTCTTGATGTGAACGCCGAAGGCCGTTTCGCCGTGCCCGTACGCAACGACGAACGATTCGCCATCATGGCCTCTTCTCCAGGTTATGTCTCACAGGAGCAATCCTTCACAGAAACGAAAGAGCTGAAAGAGATCGTCATCCGCCTGAAGGCGGGCAAAGATACGAATCCATGCGAGGCGGGCGATCCGCAATGCATCGGCAACGAACGCATCTACTTTGATCTGAACAGCGCCGTAATCAAAGAAAGCGAGATGAAGAAGCTGCGAGCGATTGCGCGCATCATGCAGAGCAATACGGGCATTCGCATCGAGATCCAGGGACATACGGATCTCACCTACAGAGGGCCCGAGACGAAGTCCCACACCTACAACCAGAAGCTTTCCCTTGACAGAGCCAATGCCGTGAAGCAGCGATTGATCGAGCTGGGCATCGCCGCCGACCGGCTTATCGTTCGCGGCTACAGCTATGATCGACCGTTGATCCCCGTAAAAGATGCAGTAAAAGGAGCGATCAATCGCAGGGTGGAGTTTAAAAAAATCGACTGA
- a CDS encoding DUF4430 domain-containing protein, translating to MQPIRIILTGLIALTLLQCGKEPSAPQTSGEVTVEITGKTLTGTIVSGATLLETMDKLKAAGQIQFEASGTGEMTMVDSLNGQKNEGAGDTKRNWLYAHNGKLSPLGIGQLKLNPGDRITWCFVLWQDRESCK from the coding sequence ATGCAACCCATTCGAATTATACTGACGGGCTTAATCGCCCTGACCCTACTTCAGTGCGGCAAGGAACCGTCCGCCCCACAGACCTCCGGCGAAGTGACTGTCGAAATCACCGGAAAAACGCTAACCGGCACCATCGTCTCGGGAGCGACGCTGCTTGAGACGATGGACAAGCTGAAGGCGGCCGGCCAGATCCAGTTTGAGGCCTCGGGCACGGGCGAGATGACCATGGTTGACTCCCTGAACGGGCAGAAGAATGAAGGGGCCGGCGATACAAAGCGCAACTGGCTCTATGCGCACAACGGAAAGCTCTCGCCGCTTGGCATCGGTCAGCTTAAACTGAATCCTGGCGATCGCATCACCTGGTGTTTCGTGCTCTGGCAGGACCGGGAAAGCTGTAAGTAA